One part of the Pecten maximus chromosome 9, xPecMax1.1, whole genome shotgun sequence genome encodes these proteins:
- the LOC117334856 gene encoding uncharacterized protein LOC117334856, translated as MIVIPVLVHGKKINAIIDTASEVKLISDKVYQGLQDPPVVIEEFTLRGAGKEMEMKGCLLDLARLELDGLSFQEMYVAPIEGDMLIGLDLMAKHKASVDMKENTFHIQDRTVPFNTKLEASVDAVSAIRIRIARRVTVPARSVLRLQCVAEQPLEEKSYSIQPEIKAVLACRVCFDGNQGPTMSFINPSDKKVTLFRNQRVGVAYEVDEIVPEGSPEMGTTFRIHQLSTSEATEVPGHLQDLYRRSCTELDEKQHAELKQLEFDIGNFRVIEHAIDTGDARPIKQHFRRTPSCFVAEEEKHLEKMLRADVIKPSMSEWASSPVLVRKRDGSVRWCIDYRALNNVTKKDVFPLPLVEECIDTLSREHVVFKTGRHMGLLAD; from the exons ATGATCGTTATACCGGTATTAGTCCATGGTAAGAAAATTAATGCTATAATTGATACTGCGTCGGAGGTTAAATTGATTTCCGACAAGGTTTATCAAGGTTTACAAGACCCACCTGTAGTCATCGAGGAATTTACTTTGCGAGGTGCCGGTAAGGAGATGGAGATGAAGGGATGCTTGTTGGACTTAGCCCGGTTAGAGCTTGATGGCCTTAGCTTCCAAGAAATGTATGTTGCACCGATTGAGGGCGATATGCTGATTGGGTTGGACTTGATGGCCAAGCATAAGGCTTCGGTGGATATGAAAGAGAATACTTTCCATATTCAGGACAGAACAGTGCCCTTCAATACGAAACTGGAGGCCTCCGTTGACGCTGTCTCGGCTATCAGGATCAGAATAGCTCGTCGGGTCACCGTGCCAGCGAGATCTGTTCTTCGTTTACAGTGTGTCGCCGAGCAACCCCTTGAGGAGAAAAGCTACTCCATACAGCCAGAGATTAAGGCAGTGCTTGCGTGCCGTGTATGCTTCGACGGTAACCAAGGTCCAACGATGTCATTTATCAACCCGTCCGACAAAAAGGTTACCCTGTTCAGAAATCAGCGGGTTGGTGTCGCATATGAAGTAGATGAGATTGTTCCCGAGGGGTCACCGGAAATGGGTACCACATTCCGTATCCATCAACTCTCTACATCAGAAGCCACGGAAGTTCCAGGACATTTACAGGACTTGTATCGTCGGTCCTGTACAGAGCTTGATGAGAAGCAACACGCAGAGTTAAAACAGCT CGAATTTGATATCGGGAATTTTCGAGTCATAGAGCACGCCATTGACACAGGCGATGCTCGCCCAATTAAACAGCATTTCCGCAGAACGCCAAGCTGTTTTGTTGCGGAGGAGGAGAAGCACTTGGAGAAAATGCTCAGAGCTGATGTCATTAAACCCTCAATGTCGGAGTGGGCGTCATCTCCAGTGTTGGTACGAAAACGTGACGGGAGTGTGAGATGGTGCATTGACTACAGGGCTCTCAACAATGTTACCAAGAAGGATGTATTTCCTTTGCCGTTAGTGGAAGAATGTATTGACACTCTGTCGAGGGAACATGTGGTTTTCAAAACTGGACGCCACATGGGGCTACTGGCAGATTAA